From one Mucilaginibacter terrenus genomic stretch:
- a CDS encoding PAS domain S-box protein, with the protein MHKVTSTIHLLEDSVFYYVITTGMNGTYTYVNKHYARTFGYRYSDLVGQPYFITMHNDDRRVCEETSVRCFNEPNRSFPATIRKHDGHGGYVVTQWEFRAMMDDNGEPLGVFCLGHNITEMVNSNTELEKTKIELADKTTMLEQIGWEQSHVLRRPLANIQGLTGILSNMELDQNMSNICDMLSDSTEQLDKVIKDMVKKAEN; encoded by the coding sequence ATGCACAAGGTTACCTCTACCATACATCTGCTCGAAGACTCGGTTTTTTACTACGTGATTACAACCGGTATGAACGGCACTTATACCTATGTGAATAAGCATTACGCACGTACTTTTGGCTACCGTTATTCAGACCTGGTAGGCCAGCCCTACTTTATCACCATGCATAATGACGATCGGCGTGTTTGCGAAGAAACATCTGTGCGTTGCTTTAACGAACCAAACAGGTCCTTCCCAGCAACCATACGTAAACATGATGGGCACGGCGGCTATGTGGTTACTCAATGGGAGTTCCGCGCCATGATGGACGATAATGGTGAGCCCTTAGGTGTTTTTTGCCTTGGTCATAACATTACAGAAATGGTAAATTCAAACACTGAGCTGGAGAAGACAAAAATAGAGTTGGCAGACAAAACTACCATGCTGGAGCAAATAGGTTGGGAGCAGTCTCATGTATTGCGCCGGCCGCTAGCCAACATACAGGGGCTAACGGGTATTCTCAGCAATATGGAGCTGGATCAAAACATGAGCAACATATGTGATATGCTTTCTGACAGTACTGAGCAGTTGGATAAGGTAATTAAAGATATGGTTAAGAAAGCAGAAAATTAA